The genomic segment GTGTATCAGCAGTTTCATTCTCTCCTGAAACAACGATATAATCACCCGCGAGAAAGTCCAGCACTTCTGAGCTTTCAATATCAAAGTCCCCCATTACACCGAAACCGCGCCATGCCTTACCATCTATGACATAATTGATTTGATATTCTTGACCATCAGAGGCTTGAAGTAATTCAGCAAGTTTTCCATTTTCAGTAATCTCTGCTTTCTTTTCGGCAGTTTTTGCAGCATTTCCTGTCCAATCGTTAAAGTCATCAAAAGTTACGCCAAAGGCAGTCATTTTGTAGTCGTTGTCAATGTGTTTAATCGTGTAAGTCATAATTGTGCTCTTTTCTTTTTTTGATAAAATAAGTATAATCATTAAATGTATCAAAAAAAGATACTTTTAAGTGAATGATTCACTGACAGTACCCAAAATCTTGTCGGTATACTGACAGAACTAAAAAGGTGAAATTTATGAAAAAAACAGAACGAATTAACCTTATCATGCGCTATATCAATAACCGCGCGCATTTTACGATTGCAGAAATTCAGCGTGAATTTAAAGTTTCAAGGGCAACTGCTATCCGCGATATTAATGAAATTCAAGAAATGGGTTTTCCTTTGACAACAGAGTTAGGACGTGGTGGTGGCTACTATGTACTGCAAAATCAGTATTTGCCAGCTATAAGATTTAATCCTGAAGAGCTGAAAGCGATATTTATTAGTTTTCTTGCTTCTAAAAATTCACAACTTCCTTATTTGCAAAATCGACGTTCAATTACCGAGAAATTGATTGGGATTGCGAATCTTACCCAGCAGGATGATCTGCTAATGCTGGGCGATATTTTATTGTTTGAAAATACTAATCCAGCCAATCCTTATATTTTTGAATTAGATGACTATGCACCTTTTGAGCTCAATCAACTCATTAACCTTGCGGTACGTGACCGTCATTTGCGCGTGACTTATGAAGAAAACTTTGGTTGGCCACAATTGATGGATATTTGGCTTTTGCACATTTTTAATACGAATGGACAATGGTTAGTTGAATTGTTCGATTTTGGAAGTGAGCATTTTATGTATTTGCCTGTAGATAAGTTGCGACATTCGGCGATTTCTGATGAAGAACTTTTGCTATCTGAGCAAGAAATTTTAGAGCGAAAATTAGAAGAAGCAAGAGTAGCAAATTTAGCTGTAAAACTTGATGGAATGGCGATACAGCGTTTTAAAAGAATGCATCCACCAGGAATCATCCTATCTTTTACAGGAATGTTCCAATCAAGCGGAAGTTTTAATATACAACTTGATGTTGAGGATAAAGCTCTTGTTGAATACTATGCAGACTGGCTCTTATTTCTAGGAAAGGGCGTTCAGTTTGAACGTATTCCAGAGGAGCTGCGAAGTGTTTTGGAGCAACGGCTGAGAAATTTAAGGTTACCTTGAGTATGAGCTAAGTTTTCGTAAAGATTATCTTGATATAATTTCTTCAAACGAAAAGAAAGCAGGACAGTCTTATGAAAAAAACAATTATGATTAAAAATATTAGCTATGAATTTGTGAAATCCGAAGAATCAATGCTTCACCCATTTCAAGAATCAAATAATCACTATGAAGTCAAGATTTATTCAGTGGGAGTTTCGTAAAATATTTGTCCATTTTCTCTAGTCTGCTTACGCGACTGATAAAAGGGCAACTCGCCAATGAATTTAAGGTACAACCTCACTTTTTCGATATGAGGTCACACCTCCGCTTCGCTACGTTATCCATTCGCTCTATCTCCGCTTTGCTACGTTGTCGATTTCACTAACCGACTAAAGTCGGAAGTTCAAATCGCAATCGACTAAAAGTCGCAAGGCGAAATGGTCTTGTCCCAGAAGCCTAAGTGGCTATCTCTGCTTCGCTGTCCACTCTCGCTAAAGTGGCTAAAGCCACAAGTCGAGTCGCAAAGTCTAGGGCAGTCGGACGAAATTCAAAGTTTGTCATTCCGACTAGGTGCTTTAGCATCGTAGCGAGAGTGGACAGTGGAGCTAAAGCACACACTTACTTTGGTAAAAAGCTAATCAATCCAGAATGAGAAAAAGTGTTTTTATGCTAAAATAATGTTGAGAAAGCGAGGAAACACAAAATGGTACAAGAAATCACACTTCATGGAGAAAAAGTTGCAAAAATTAATCCTGTAACCACAGGAAAAGCTCCTGATTTTACGCTGACAGACTTGAATGGAAATGATATAACGCTGTCGCTACTTACAAAACCTGTATTAATCAGTGTTTTTCCTGATATTAATACAAGAATTTGTTCATTGCAGACGAAACATTTTAACGTTGAAGCGGCAAAACACACAGAGATAGATTTTTTAAGTATTTCTAACAACACAGCGCAAGAACAAAGAAATTGGTGTGCCGCAGAGGGCGTAGATATGACAATTTTGGCGGACAATGGAGAATTTGGGCGTGCTTACGGACTGATTCTTGATGGTGGGCCGCTCGAAGGACGACTTGCTCGTTCGGTTTTTGTCGTAAAAGATGGAGAAGTCATCTATAGTGAAATCTTAGAAGAATTGAGCGAAGAACCTAACTACGCAGCAGCTCTTGCAGCAACAAAATAATTCATTTTTACCAAAGCAGGTATTCTTTCAAAATGTGCAATGCCTTATTGCGTAGGCTGACAAGAATTTGTGTTAAGAATTAAACCAAATCAGTGTGATAGTGCGTTCTGTCAGTACTGACAAAAGTAGAAAATCAGACAGGCAATTTGCCTGTTTTTTATATGCAAGTAAACCGAACAATTAGAAAAATCTCATATCAAAATTACAAAATATTTACACGCATTCTGCGAAAAAAGTAGTAGAATGGGAATAGTGAATTAAGAATCAATTTAGGAGAAAATATGATTGACGTAATCGATTTGAAAAAGCAATTTGACAATGGTTTCACTGCACTGGAATCAGTCAGTTTTTCCATTGAAAAGGGAGATTTGGTTTGTCTCCTAGGCCCGTCAGGTTGTGGTAAATCAACGATATTGAATCTTGTAGCTGGTCTTTTGACCCCATCAGCAGGCGATATTCAATTTAGTGGAAAGTCCGTGGTTCATACTGCACCCAAAGACAGAAATATTGGTTTCGTCTTTCAAAACTATGCGCTTTATCCGCACATGACTGTCCTTGAAAATATCATGTTTCCATTGACTGTTGGTAAAAATAAAATCAAAAAAGATGAAGCAAAAAAAATTGCTGAAGAATATATGGCACTGACAAATATTGAAGATTTAAGTGCCAAAAAACCAGGAACACTTTCTGGTGGTCAACAGCAGCGGGTAGCCATCACGCGCGCTCTGGTTCAAAAACCAGAAGTGCTCTTACTTGATGAACCGCTCTCCAACCTAGATGCTAGGTTACGTCTAAGAATCCGTGAAGAAATCCGCAAACTCGTTAAAGAAGTTGGGATTACAGCAATTTTTGTTACCCATGATCAAGAAGAAGCCCTTTCTATCTCTGACAAGATTATCATCATGAACGAAGGTGTTGTTCAACAGTATGATGACCCACAAAATCTCTATCTTGAACCAGCTAATTTGTTTGTTGCAAAATTTATCGGCTCACCGATTATCAATACTTTAGAAATTAAAATTTCCAATGATCAAATTGATTTTGGAGCATTTACAGCCCCTCTGTCAGTACTGACAGAAAGTCGTCAGAAGAAAAAGCTGATTGATGGCGTTTATACTTTTGCAATCAGACCCGAGGATGTCCAACCTGTTGCAGAACACGGTCTTGTCAGTATGCACGCTGCTGAAAATGAGGTGATTGGGCGCGACTCAATCATTCGCTTTGAAAAAAACGGAACGACCATCAAATCTATCGTTAATCTTGAAAATACAGTTCGTGATGAAGAAAAAATGCTCCATTTTAATTTTAATAAAGCTTTTATTTTTGATGAAAGTGGGGCGCGTGTTTATTGATGGCAAAGAAAAAATATCGGCCTGAAAATCAGAAAAAAGCATGGTGGTTTTTACTTCCTTCTTTGCTCGTGATTGCAGTGTTCAGCATCTATCCGTTATTTCGGTCATTTTATATGAGCTTTCAGTCTGGATTTTTGCTGAATCAACAATTTGCTGGTTTTAGTAATTATATTCAGATTTTCCATGACCCTGTTTTTATTCAGGCACTTGAAAATACAGCAATTTTTGGGATAGTGGTTGTCCCATTGGCACTCGCTATTTCACTTTTAATTGCATGGATTATCTTTGAAAAAGTTAAACATAAAGCTATTTTTGAAACGATTTTCTTTATGCCTTATGTCACATCAATGATTGCTGTTGGGATTATTTTTCAATATTTCTTCAATAAAGATTATGGGATGGTCAACTTTTTACTCGGTCTTGTCGGCATTCCATCGGTCAACTGGCTAGATAATATTCATATGAGCATTCCCACACTTATCATCTTTGGGATTTGGAATGGACTTGCTTTTAATATTATTATTCTTTTATCAGGCTTTCGTAATATTAATCCTGAGTATTACACCATTGCAGAAATGTATGGGGCAACAGGCTGGGAAAAATTCAGCCGTATCACGTTTCCGCAACTTTTGCCTACGATTAGTTTTCTTTTAACAGTGAACTTTATCGGTGCTTTCAAAGTCTATACCGAAGTCTTCGCACTATTTGGTGGGCAAGCAGGGATTGCAAATTCGGCAGTAACAGCAGTCTTCTATATCTACAATAAATTCTATTTGATGGGGCGACCAGGAGTGGCTATGGCAGCATCAGTTGTACTTTTCTTGATTATTATTGTAATTACGATTGTTCAGAGAATGTTGACAAGGAGAAAAGACATATGAGAAAAATAACTACAGGACTTGCTTACGCTTTCTTATTGGTCATGTCGCTCATCACGTTATTTCCCTTTGTTTATATGATTTTGACAGGCTTGATGACACATCAAGAAACGGTGCAAATGCCACCTACATTGATTCCACATCATTTACAGTTCTCAAACTATGTAGAAGTTTTCAAAGAAATTCCATTTTTACGTTATTTCGTCAATACACTCTTTGTGTCAGTCATAACGACGATTGCAACGTTGATTACTTGTACTTTAGCTGCTTTTGCTCTGACGAGTTTACAGTTTAGGTTCAAAAAACTGATTTTTACCATCATGGTTGGACTTTTGATGGTTCCTTATGAGTCTATTATTTTTACGAATTATAATACGATTGCCAATCTTGGACTACTTAATACTTATGCAGCATTGATTGTGCCGTTTTTGACGAGTATTTTCTATATTTACTTCCTCAATAACTATATGAAAGCGATGCCTGATAGCATTTATAAGGCAGCAAAAGTCGATGGTGCAAGTGATATGGAGTATATTTGGCGAGTGTTGGTGCCAATGGTACGACCAGCTTTAGTTACTGTGGGTATTCTGACTTTTATCATGAGTTGGAATTCATTCCTCTGGCCTCTGCTTGTCACGAACAACGATAATATGCGGCTCTTGAATAATGGATTGGCTGCTTTTGAAACAGAATCGGGAGCGCAAACGCAGTTACAAATGGCGGCAGCAACGATGACTGTCGTGCCAGTGTTGATTATTTATTTTGTTTTCCGAAAAGAAATTATTAAAGGAGTGTCAAATAATGGAACAAAAGGATAAAGTTGAAATTACTTTTCATGCAGGAGTTTTGACCATTGGCGGGACAGTTGTTGAAGTGGCTTACAAGGATGCGCATCTCTTTTTTGACTTTGGAACGGAGTTTCGGCCAGAGCTGGATTTGCCTGACGATAAGTTAGAGACACTTCTTTTGCATCAGTTGATTCCTGATTTGGAGGGACTTTATGATGAACGCTTGAATCACGTTTATCAAGGAGAAAGCGTTCGTCAGTTTAAACATACGGCAGTTTTTATCTCACATGCGCATTTGGATCATACGCGCATGATTAATTATCTTGACCCCTCTATCCCAATGTATGCTCTGGAAGCTACGGCATCAGTTGTTCCAGCACTTAATAAAAACGGTGATTTCTTAATTCCATCACCTTTTGAAGCTCAAAACTTTACGAGAGAGATGACTGGTTTAAAACCTTATAGTAAGATTCAACTTGGTGAGATAGAAGTTGAGATTGCCCCAGTAGACCATGATGCTTACGGTGCAGCAGGCTTGATTATTCGCGTAGCTGGGAAAAAAATTGCCTAT from the Lactococcus allomyrinae genome contains:
- a CDS encoding helix-turn-helix transcriptional regulator; protein product: MKKTERINLIMRYINNRAHFTIAEIQREFKVSRATAIRDINEIQEMGFPLTTELGRGGGYYVLQNQYLPAIRFNPEELKAIFISFLASKNSQLPYLQNRRSITEKLIGIANLTQQDDLLMLGDILLFENTNPANPYIFELDDYAPFELNQLINLAVRDRHLRVTYEENFGWPQLMDIWLLHIFNTNGQWLVELFDFGSEHFMYLPVDKLRHSAISDEELLLSEQEILERKLEEARVANLAVKLDGMAIQRFKRMHPPGIILSFTGMFQSSGSFNIQLDVEDKALVEYYADWLLFLGKGVQFERIPEELRSVLEQRLRNLRLP
- a CDS encoding peroxiredoxin; translation: MVQEITLHGEKVAKINPVTTGKAPDFTLTDLNGNDITLSLLTKPVLISVFPDINTRICSLQTKHFNVEAAKHTEIDFLSISNNTAQEQRNWCAAEGVDMTILADNGEFGRAYGLILDGGPLEGRLARSVFVVKDGEVIYSEILEELSEEPNYAAALAATK
- a CDS encoding ABC transporter ATP-binding protein — its product is MIDVIDLKKQFDNGFTALESVSFSIEKGDLVCLLGPSGCGKSTILNLVAGLLTPSAGDIQFSGKSVVHTAPKDRNIGFVFQNYALYPHMTVLENIMFPLTVGKNKIKKDEAKKIAEEYMALTNIEDLSAKKPGTLSGGQQQRVAITRALVQKPEVLLLDEPLSNLDARLRLRIREEIRKLVKEVGITAIFVTHDQEEALSISDKIIIMNEGVVQQYDDPQNLYLEPANLFVAKFIGSPIINTLEIKISNDQIDFGAFTAPLSVLTESRQKKKLIDGVYTFAIRPEDVQPVAEHGLVSMHAAENEVIGRDSIIRFEKNGTTIKSIVNLENTVRDEEKMLHFNFNKAFIFDESGARVY
- a CDS encoding carbohydrate ABC transporter permease, whose amino-acid sequence is MAKKKYRPENQKKAWWFLLPSLLVIAVFSIYPLFRSFYMSFQSGFLLNQQFAGFSNYIQIFHDPVFIQALENTAIFGIVVVPLALAISLLIAWIIFEKVKHKAIFETIFFMPYVTSMIAVGIIFQYFFNKDYGMVNFLLGLVGIPSVNWLDNIHMSIPTLIIFGIWNGLAFNIIILLSGFRNINPEYYTIAEMYGATGWEKFSRITFPQLLPTISFLLTVNFIGAFKVYTEVFALFGGQAGIANSAVTAVFYIYNKFYLMGRPGVAMAASVVLFLIIIVITIVQRMLTRRKDI
- a CDS encoding carbohydrate ABC transporter permease, with product MRKITTGLAYAFLLVMSLITLFPFVYMILTGLMTHQETVQMPPTLIPHHLQFSNYVEVFKEIPFLRYFVNTLFVSVITTIATLITCTLAAFALTSLQFRFKKLIFTIMVGLLMVPYESIIFTNYNTIANLGLLNTYAALIVPFLTSIFYIYFLNNYMKAMPDSIYKAAKVDGASDMEYIWRVLVPMVRPALVTVGILTFIMSWNSFLWPLLVTNNDNMRLLNNGLAAFETESGAQTQLQMAAATMTVVPVLIIYFVFRKEIIKGVSNNGTKG